One Chaetodon trifascialis isolate fChaTrf1 chromosome 21, fChaTrf1.hap1, whole genome shotgun sequence genomic window carries:
- the csdc2a gene encoding cold shock domain-containing protein C2a, protein MSEPDASSPADPPLPLTSPRTPLQLSFPFLREGSRVWERERKPPQPGELPSPLPTKRTRTYSATVRARSGPVFKGVCKNFSRSQGHGFIRPSHGGEDIFVHISDIEGEYVPMEGDEVTYKVCPIPPKNQKIQAVDVMITHLNPGTKHETWSGQIISS, encoded by the exons ATGTCGGAGCCTGACGCCTCCTCGCCGGCAGACCCTCCACTGCCTCTCACCTCCCCCCGGACCCCCCTGCAGCTCtccttccccttcctgagggAGGGCAGCCGGGtttgggagagggagaggaaaccACCACAGCCTGGAGAGCTGCCCAGCCCACTGCCCACCAAACGCACCCGCACATACTCAGC GACAGTGCGAGCCAGATCAGGTCCAGTATTTAAAGGGGTGTGTAAAAACTTCTCCAGGTCTCAGGGTCATGGATTCATACGCCCCTCCCACGGAGGAGAGGACATCTTTGTCCACATCTCTGA CATTGAGGGAGAGTACGTGCCTATGGAAGGGGACGAGGTCACGTACAAGGTGTGCCCTATCCCACCCAAGAACCAGAAGATCCAGGCTGTAGACGTGATGATCACCCATCTGAATCCAGGCACCAAACACGAGACCTGGTCAGGTCAGATCATCAGCTCCTAG